A single Lactuca sativa cultivar Salinas chromosome 8, Lsat_Salinas_v11, whole genome shotgun sequence DNA region contains:
- the LOC122195495 gene encoding secreted RxLR effector protein 161-like, which translates to MNRELSFFLILQVKQTNKGIFIHQDKYISELLKKYSIDTYASAKVPMGFGHKIFNDPSGASVDETKYRGMIGSLLYLTASRLDIMFSTCLCSRFKVNPKMSHLLAVKQILRYLKGTKNLRIWYPAIESFLLQAYSDSNYGGLQLDRNSTSGGCQFLGGCLVSWSSKKQNCIALSTVEAKYIVAASCTCQVLWMKSQLLDYGYRFQRIPIYCDFQSAIAISHNPIQHSMTKHIDIRH; encoded by the exons ATGAACAGAGAATTAAGTTTCTTTCTAAtccttcaagtcaaacaaacaaacaaaggcATCTTCATCCACCAAGATAAGTATATTTCTGAGCTCCTCAAGAAATACTCTATAGACACCTATGCCTCAGCCAAGGTACCCATGGGCTTCGGTCATAAAATCTTTAATGACCCCTCGGGTGCTTCTGTAGATGAAACGAAGTATCGTGGAATGATTGGATCCTTACTTTATCTCACTGCAAGTCGACTAGACATAATGTTCTCAACATGCTTATGTTCCAGATTTAAAGTCAATCCgaagatgtctcatcttttggctGTGAAGCAAATTCTAcgatacctcaaaggtacaaagaaTCTCAGAATCTGGTATCCAGCAATTGAAAGTTTCCTTCTGCAAGCTTACTCAgattcaaactatggtggtcttcaacTCGATAGGAATAGTacatcaggaggatgtcaattcctaggTGGTTGTTTAGTCagctggtcatccaagaaacagaactgcATTGCTCTCTCAACAGTCGAAGCTAAATACATTGTTGCTGCTAGCTGCACCTGTCAAGTTCTCTGGATGAAATCTCAACTCCTGGATTATGGTTACCGTTTTCAACGCATTCCTATCTACTGTGATTTTCAAAGTGCCATTGCCATCTCTCACAACCCAATCCAGCACTCCATGACAAAGCACATTGATATCAG gcattag